The region TTAGAGTCTCCGTAATTGCCCCGGTTGCAAAAAGCGCTTTTAACCCATTGATGGCTTCCTGCCTGCCACTGGAGTGATATAAACTAAGCTCTCCGGCCAATATAAATGGTCCGGTGAGGTCGGAGACTACACTGGCGGCGCTGCTGCCAGCATATGCCGGTAAAGCGCATAGTATTATTACGAGCGCGCATACTGCTTTCAAAGATATGATCGGTTTCATATCCTCTCTTTCTTTCCCGTTATCAGATAAGATTCTACACGCGGTAAAGCTATTCCTCTTGGCGAGGATGTCGGCCGGGCATGCAATCAGAGATGAGGAAAAAAGAGGCTATTTACCGGAAGTGCTGTTGTCTGAGCAAGCCGCAATAATACATGCCGCGATAAGAGCAACCAGAGTCTGGCTTAAATGCTCGCCGCTGTCAGTGCCATGATACTTGCCATCATCCATGTGTGTGGGGAAGACTTTTTGTTCGTTGGTAATGAACCCAGTAATTGAGAGTGCGTGCTCTGTATCTGGAGCAATTGCGCCAAGCGCCCCCAAAAACTCCGGCGAATCGACTCCGTGAAGTCCGGCGATTGCCGCCATCGTCCCTGCCATAAGCGGAACTTCTACAGCAGGATTGAAATCCCTGTGGGGCAGCAGGTCCGCAAGAACATGTGATACAATTCCTGCGGTAAACGATCCTGGCTTATTCTTAATAAGTGATCCGATCGCTGCGCCGATCAAGGCATGGACCGCCCCGCTCATTTTATTTTACCCCGCAGAGCTGTTTATATATTGAAACGACCCTACGCACATAGTTCTGAGTCTCTTTATATGGAGGCACTCCGCCATGCTTTTTGACTGCGCCCGGACCGGCATTATAGGCAGCCAATGCGACAGCAAGATCATTCCAGGTAAGCTCAGACCACATTTTACCGCCGACCATCCTATCGACCATACTTCTAATATATCTAACAGACCCGTAGATATTTTCGACCGGGTCATACGCGTTGTTAACACCAAGACCCGCCGCTGTGCCCGGCATAAGCTGCCCCAATCCCTGAGCGCCGCATGGAGAAGTCGCATTTATCCTGAAGTGCGATTCGGCAAGGATCACCGCGCATACCAGCCTGGGGTCTACTTGATACTTCATGCCGAAACCGACGACACTGCGGGCGATTTTATCTGCTTCTGCTTCTGAAAGTTTTTTGTTGAAGCCCTTGATGGCATTTTTGTAAGCGGCAATAAACTCTTCGGCAGTCAACTGCTTGCCGCCTTGTAAGCTCTTTTTCTTATCCGGCTTTGCATTAGTTCTGGCTCTAGCCTCTTCTGCTTTCACAATCTTTGCTTCTGCAGCTTTTCTTTCGGCTTCGTCATGCCTTTTCAAATCGACATCATATGCGCAGGCGACAAGCCGTAAATCCGAGAGCGAATGGGTGGACCTTTCTCCTATCCGCACCAGACATGCAAGTTCGATCGGCGGGTTTTCAGACGGCAGACTGTTTGCGCTTATGATAAACGAGCCGTTTTCTCGTGTTGAGAGGATAATACTGCTGCCGTTTGAGTTTGTTGAATATCCGGACACTGTGCCCCTGATCTCGAACACCTTGCCCAAATATGAGCCGGAATCCGCACGTAAAGCCGATAACGGCAGCTTGGTAAGCAGTTTCTTTCGCAGCGACAAATACTCTTTTACCGATATGGGTTCGTCGGCAAAAGCCGCTGTGGAAACGACAATCAAAAGAGGAATTATAAAGATTAAACGCAGTCTCAAGCCGATATCTCCCGGCAAAAAGCTCTGTATTTAGTATACCATACAATGCCCCAGCCCCAAAAATAGGGATAATCGAGAATGACAAAAAACCCTGGAATGAGGTATAATTTATCGAGCAAAGTTGTGCAATCACTTGCCAAAGTGTATTACTGTGCTCAGATTGAACGCGTGGAGAGGTGCCAGAGCGGTTTAATGGAACGGTCTTGAAAACCGTCGTGGTGCAAGCCACCCAGGGTTCGAATCCCTGCCTCTCCGCCATAATATGAGCGTGAAATAAGCCTCTGCAAGCATTCTGCAGGGGCTTTAGTTTGTTTTTGGCATTATGGGCGGGGAAGATAATGCCAAACCGGCAACCCCTGTCAGTCTCATATGATATACTACCTTAAGTCTACAATAATAGGATGGAACCATATGAATAGTGGGGAGCACACATTCAACGGATTTTTTCCAAAAACGCTAGAGTTTTTATGTAACCTAAAAGCGAATAACAACAAAGAGTGGTTTGAAGCTCATAAACAAGAATACCAAGAATATCTACTTGTACCGTTGCAGAATTTAGCCGCCGATTTAAGCGCAGACATGCTGGCAATAGACTCTCTTCTCGTAGTTGGTCCGAAGACTGTTTCCAGAATCTATCGAGATACAAGGTTTTCCGGCAACAAAGGCCCTTACAAGACAACAATGTGGTTGACTTTTAAGAGACCGCGTCAAGACTGGATGGATGCTCCAGCATACTTCTTTGAAATAGCCCCTTCATCTTATCGTTATGGTATGGGTTTCTACAGTGCATCGCCGGATACAATGCGCAAATTCCGAGAGATGATAGATGAAAAAGAAGAAGAATTTCAAGAAGCAATTTCGTTTTATCCAAAGCAAAAAACCTTTGCCATAGAGGGAGAAATATACAAAAGGATTATTAACGAATCAAAATCTAGAGAAATTCAAGATTGGTATCAAAGGAGAAATCTTTACCTGGTTTGCAATAGAAAAATCGACAGACTAATATTCAGCGGCGAGTTAGCTGAAGACATGATTTCAGGGTTCAACACCATAGCTCCTTTATATCGCTATCTTCTAAAACTGCGAAATAGTTAATCTGTATAGATACAAAAGAGAATTTGCTGCCAAAGAAA is a window of Armatimonadota bacterium DNA encoding:
- a CDS encoding lytic transglycosylase domain-containing protein, which gives rise to MRLRLIFIIPLLIVVSTAAFADEPISVKEYLSLRKKLLTKLPLSALRADSGSYLGKVFEIRGTVSGYSTNSNGSSIILSTRENGSFIISANSLPSENPPIELACLVRIGERSTHSLSDLRLVACAYDVDLKRHDEAERKAAEAKIVKAEEARARTNAKPDKKKSLQGGKQLTAEEFIAAYKNAIKGFNKKLSEAEADKIARSVVGFGMKYQVDPRLVCAVILAESHFRINATSPCGAQGLGQLMPGTAAGLGVNNAYDPVENIYGSVRYIRSMVDRMVGGKMWSELTWNDLAVALAAYNAGPGAVKKHGGVPPYKETQNYVRRVVSIYKQLCGVK
- a CDS encoding DUF2461 domain-containing protein encodes the protein MNSGEHTFNGFFPKTLEFLCNLKANNNKEWFEAHKQEYQEYLLVPLQNLAADLSADMLAIDSLLVVGPKTVSRIYRDTRFSGNKGPYKTTMWLTFKRPRQDWMDAPAYFFEIAPSSYRYGMGFYSASPDTMRKFREMIDEKEEEFQEAISFYPKQKTFAIEGEIYKRIINESKSREIQDWYQRRNLYLVCNRKIDRLIFSGELAEDMISGFNTIAPLYRYLLKLRNS